CGAAGACACAGCCACGGCCGACATTATCGCCGTTATTCGCGGGCTGCATGTCCAGCAACAAAAAGATCTGACCAAGATGCCCAAGGTGGCTCAGCTAGCTCAGGATGTGGAGTGGCCTATCATATCGGTGCTGGCCGACATGGAATACGAGGGCATCCAGCTAGATACCAACTACTTGGTGCGCATGAGCGACCAGATCAATGACATGATTAGCGACCTCGAACAGCAGATATACGGCCATGCCGATAACGAGTTCAACATCGGCTCGCCCGCCCAGCTGGCAGATATTTTGTTCAATACCTTGCAGCTGCCCACCCAGGGCATCAAAAAGGGTAAAACTGGGTACTCCACGGCCGCGACCGAACTGGACAAGCTGCGCCCGGTGCACCCCATTATCGACCTCATTACCCAGTGGCGCGAAGTGTCCAAGCTGAAGAATACCTATGTAGATACGCTGCCCAAGCAAGTAGACGACAACTCCCGGCTGCACACTACCTACGCCCTGACGGTTGCGCAAACTGGACGGCTCAGCAGTAACGAACCCAATTTGCAGAACATTCCGGTACGGACAGATCTGGGCAAGCAAATCCGCACTGCTTTTGTAGCCGGGCCAGGGAACCTGTTGGTTAGTGCCGACTATTCCCAGCAAGAGCTGCGCCTGGCGGCCTACCTAGCTGACGACCAAGAACTAATAGATCTGTTCAACCGCGACGTAGATGTGCACACCGCCACAGCCGCCGAGGTCTATGGTCGGAAGCCCGAAGACGTCACCAAGAACATGCGCCGCGACGCCAAAGTGGTTAACTTTGGGGTTATGTACGGTCTGAGCACTCACGGCCTGGTAGCGGCTACGGGCATGACCTACGAACAAGCCGGCCACTTCATAAAGAAATATTTCGAGGTCCGGCCCAAGCTGCTTGCCTACATAGAATCAGTCAAAGAACAGGCCAAAAAAGACGGCTATACCGAAACCATCATGGGCCGCCGCCGGCCAACCCCAGACGTACACAGCAGCAACTTCATGGTGCGCGAAGCCGCTATTCGAGCGGCTGTAAATATGCCGTTCCAGGGCAGTGCCGCCGACCTGACCAAACTAGCTATGGTGCGTATCCAGCAGCAGCTAAAGAGCACCGACTGCAAGATGTTGCTGCAAATTCATGACTCAGTTATTGTCGAATGCCCAGAGGCCGAAGCCGACCGGATAGCAAAATTGCTCAAGAGTACCATGGAGGGCGCCCAGCAACTGCCGGTCAAACTAACCGTAGACACCTCCGTAGGAAAAAACTGGGGCGAGTTGTAGCAAACTCAACCTAAGGCAACTGTTTAAGTATAAACAAGCATAAGCATAATATTAACAGATACAAATGCGACTTATTGTTTAAGTCAAAGTAAAGATGTAGTAAACTTGATATATGTTAAAGCCGATAAGATTACCTGAGCCCAAGTTTACTTCTCCACTTGTCATTTCTATATGGGAGTTGGAGAAGCTTCGATACGATGGTTTCGAGGCAACGACGCCGCCTTGGCTCTTCTTTGATTTAAAGCAAATCATGCATCTACTCGAGAGCGTTCTGTCGGTACGCATAGAGGGCAATAGGACTACTTTGTACAGTGCAGTTGAGGATGTCATAGAGGGACAAAAGCCTACCTCTGACGAGCAAGTCATAGAGTGGCGCAACGTGCAGAAGGCGATAGAATTTATCGAACAGAATGCGAAACAAAGAAAAATAGACAGAGCATTTTTGAGCGAATTGCACAAGATAGTGGTTGCCGATCTCTCACCCTCAAATGAAGGGAGTAGGTCACCGGGGGTGTTCCGAAGGGGTAAGGTTAAGATTGATAAATCTGCGTATTCACCACCTGACCCTGTCCAGGTGACTGAGCTGATGGACGAACTCTTTGAATTCATTGACTCAGAGATAGCAGGTAATCAAGACCTTCTAGTGACGGCGATCGCACATCATCGCTTCGAGGCAATACACCCTTTCGATAACGGCAACGGTAGAACTGGGCGCCTGTTAACGTATGCCATGCTGACCAAGCAAAGGTTTATAGATACAGATGGGCTAAGGCTTCTGAACCCTTCCGCAATCTTTGGGGTGGACAGAAGGCACTACTTCCAGATGCTTTCTTCGGCCGACACAGGTACCGACGACGGGCTGCTGGGTTGGTGTGAGTACGTTGTCAATGGAATAAAGGCGGAAGTATCAAGAATTGATAAACTAATGGACTTCGAGTTTGTTAAGCGCTTGATTCTGGGTCCATCCATAAAAAATGCAACCGAAAAGGGAATCTTAAGCAAAAAAGAAAAAGGAATATTAGAAATTGCCATCGAGAAGGAGCGATACTTCCAGGCAGGTGATGTTATGCATCTGTACGGTGCAAGTCAGTCTGCGAGAACTATGACGTCTAGGGCCCTCAAGAAAATGAGAGACCAAAATTTGATTTTAGCTCTTCCGAATAAGAAGCAGCAGTACGTTCCAAGGTTTTTCAACAATCTGTTACTGCGTGGGGTGATGCAACAACTGAACGAGCAAAAGGTCCTTCCACTGAGTTTTAGTGCATCAGATCTCGATAAGGAATAATGTGTGAAAAAGATTCTTTTTATAACTGAAAACGAGCGAAAGATTTGGCAGGCGCAGAGTACGCTGGAGCCTTTTGGTATTGTGGTCGAGGCCCAAAAGCTAGATATCCAGGAAATCCAGGCGCTTGATCCGTTGGACATTGCTGACGCAAAGGCCCGGACGGCCTACGAGCATTTCAAAAAGCCGTTGGTGGTCTGCGATCATGCCTGGAGCATCCCGGCGCTCAAGGGCTTTCCGGGCGGGTATATGAAGGACGTGAATAAGTGGCTGGTCGAAGACGATTGGCTGGCACTACTGGCAGATAAAAAAGACCGCTCGATCATTTTGACCGAGACGGTCGTTTTTATAGACGGCGACACCACTAAGCACTTTTCGGTCGAGTTTCCGGCACATTTTATTCATGAGGCTCATGGCAGTACCAACGGTCACCCCTGTGAAAGGATAGTTGCCTTTGATGGATTTACCGAAACTATCACCCAGCGCATAGATGCTGGCCAGCACGCCCGTGATATGAGCAAATCGGCCTGGCAAGAATTTGGCCGGTGGTACTAGCAGGGCTGAGTAGGGGCCTGAGAACCGTTGCCTACTTTTTGCTGAATCCAACTGCTGGCAGCGTCAAAGAAGACGTGAGCATTGGGGTGCAAATTCAGGTTGTGGCCAGCTACTGGCTGCACCATAGCTTCTAGACAGGCGCTGGTGTCGTAGTGGCTGCTCTCGCGGGCCAGAATGTCTGCTGCCGAATTGCACTGAAGACCTCCGCTACAGTACACGTTGTCCTCGGCACCCATGGCCAACAGGACGGGCACATGGATCTGAGTGGTAAAGCCGGGCAGCAGTGGTACAAAGAAGCTATTGAGATCATCAGTCGATACGGTGCCTTTTAGCTGTTCATCTACCTTGACGGCCTTGGGTTTGGCAAAGTCGGTGTTAAAGAAAATACTGCCGGCACCTGGTTTGGTCGTGAAGTAACCCGCTATGCCAGGTTTGTTAGCAAACTTAGGGTCCTCGCTGGCTGGGTAGAGTAGGTTTGTGAACTCCTCTACGGGCAAGGCTCCGTCATGCAAAATACCCGACAGAATCACGCCATCGACATCAGCATAGGTTGCCGATTCGTACATAGCAACGGCTCCACCAGATGATTGTCCAACTAGTACGACCTTGGAAAACGACGTACCGTTCAGGCTGCCGTTACGGAGTTTCTGTACAATCTGGTGCAAGGTGTGGGCGTTGGACTGCACGGTTACCTGGTCGGCTGGTGGTCGGTCGCTGGGGTCAGCACCAAAGGTGTTAAAGGCAAAAGTCACAAAGCCCTTGTTGGTCTGATCTAGCACATACGAATGCTTTTGCGGTTGGTAAGGAAAATCCCAGTATTCTTTAGATGACGTAGTGCCATGGCCCAGAACTTGAACGGTCTTGCCCTGCGGAGATCCCCGATAGCATAGGTCACCTACGATGCTATATGTGGTGGGGTCGCTTGCAGAGAGTGTTACGGCAATGGTTTTTGATTCGCAGTGCGGTTTGGGCAGGGCCGACGCCTTGCTGGGGACAAGCCCCGCCAGGGTCACCAGACCCAATACGGCCATAGCAAAGCCACTTGCTCTTTTTATTGTCATGCCAAAACTCCTTATGGTTATTTACGCATGTAATATATCGAATGCGTAGTCTTTTTCTGACAAGGATTCTCACTTTTTAAAGAATTTTGTTTTTCTGGTCTGCGTTTTTTGTAGGATGGTATAGTAGCACCCATGAGTGATACACAGACAAGTCAGGGTGATATTGTTTTTCGGGGTAAATTATTCGAGGTCGTGCAGACCAAACAGCCAGATGGCCGAGTCTTTGAGCTGGCCCGTCGGGCACCGGGTGTTCGTATCATTGTGGCCGACAAACAAAAGCGCCAGCTGCTACTAACCAAAGAGTTTCGGACCGAGCTGAACGATTGGGACCACCGTCTGCCGGGCGGAAAAGTGTTTGATACGTTGGCCGAGTATGACAAATTTCGGGAAAGCGGCGCAGACATTGCGGTACCAGCGCTGGCCAAGGTAAAAGGCGAGGGTGCTGAAGAAGCAGGCTTGGATATCCGTGACGCCAAGCTGTTCAAGAAATCTACCTTGGGTGCCACGGTAGAGTGGGACCTGTTTATTTTTGAGGCTATAGACTGGCGGCCACACGCCGATGGCCAGCAGTTAGAGGCTGGCGAACAAATAGAAGCCGATAACTGGTTTGGCTACGACGAGGTAAAAACAATGATACTAGCGGGCCACATGGCCGAAGACCGCGTGGCACTGATACTGCTGCAGTGGCTTTCTTTGCAAGGATAGGGTGCAAAGGGATGAGCCTCTTAGAGCAAGCCACTAGCGTAGAGCAATACAATACCGCCGATATGGACTGGGAGGCAGAAGGCAATCCCGACTCACCTGTTCGCCAATTTTTGGGCCGAGTTATAGGCATCACTCCTATTGATGTCGAGGCGGCTGATGTGCTGGATGTAGGCTGTGGCTCTGGGTGGTTTTTGCAGCGTTGCGCGCAGCTAGACGCGTATAGCTTGGTTGGCGTGGAGCCATCCAGATACGCTGAAATGGCTACCAGGCTTGTTCCTCGGGCTACCATTTATAATCAAACCTTCGAGAGCTTTGCTACCGAGGAGTCGTTTGACCTGGTAAGTATGATAATGTCCACCGAGCATCTAGCAGATCTTGAAGACGCTTTTTTGAGGAGTCGGCTGCTTCTCAGGGCTTCATCAATGTTGCTGGTTGTGGCGGGCGACTACGATGCTTTCCGGGCACCGCGATTTGACTACACGATAACCGAAGAAATAAAGCAGCCAGGCAAAGAGGCTGTTGTTCGGGTAGAGCGGCCTTCGAGTTTTGGCACCACAACCGACATTCTTCGAACAGTAGATTACTGGAGCGAAACTGCGGAAGAGTCAGGCTTTAAAGTTGCAGACCACCAACCGGTGTTTGCAGATGACCAACTTGTAGAAGCTATTCCAAAGTACGAGATATACAAAGAAACACCAGTGATGCAATTATTCAGATTTAAGAAAGAGCCATGAGGCCACTGTGCTAAAAAGGCGACGAGCGTTTGGTCGCGGTAATGACCGCGAACCCACCATCTGAGACGAGGTATGAGTGGCCTACGGCAAACCCAGCGTTTTGCAGTTCTTGCTCTAGGTCAGGGATCTGCCAGTATTTAAAATATCGTTTGCCGGACAGGCCTTTTTCGCGCCAGCCCTCAAAATCGCCCACCTTCATACCCAGGCATAGCAGACCTTGGGACTGTAGTCCTTGATATAAATTGCTAACCGCTTGCCGGAACTGGTCAGTGTTACAGTGCAGCAAAACGGCGTTGGCTAGAATAGCTTTGTAAGTTTTTTCAGGTGGCTGGTCTAGGACGTTATAGGCCAACACGTCGTGGCCTTGTGCCTGCAGCAGGTCGCGAAAGGACTCGGCTGCGTCGCTGCGCTGCACGCGGAAGCCAGCAGCTTCTGTTCTTCGGGCGTCAGCCCCGCTGCCACTGCCAACTTCAAAAATTGTCTGGCCGGGTGGCAGCTGGTCCAAAAAATATTCTACCCCTGGCCAGTAGGCTGCCGTCCGGTCATGATCCAACAGCTCCTTTTTATCTACGTATTCGTCTATATGCGTATTGTAGCTTTCTAGGGTGATTCGCTGGGCCTCGGCTGGATCGATCTGTGACATACCGCGTATGATAGCAGGCTTTAGAGCCTGTTGTCCCAGTGAAATAACTCGCTGCCCGGCTGCCAAAGCTGTTTCATACTGCGTGTATATTTGGAGGAATAGCTATGGGGCGTTGGCTAAAAGAACATTCATTGAGTTTGGTGGTGTTTGGCTTATTTGCGGTCTTTCTTGTGGGCCACAGTATCGCCGGGTTTCGCCACTACAATGAGCAGCAGCAGATACATAGCCAGCCGGAGGTAACATATGCGGAATATGTGACTTCCGGCGATTTTGTCGAGTCGGTGTTCGAGAACTGGGAGAGCGAGTTCCTACAGATGGGCATGTATGTTTTTCTGACGGCTTTCTTGTATCAAAAGGGCTCGGCTGAATCAAAAAAGCCCTATGGCAAAGAGGCCTTTGACGCCGAACCGCGAGCTTCAAAGTATGCGCCATGGCCGGTCAAGCGCGGTGGTTGGGTACTGAAGCTGTACGAGAACTCGCTGAGTATTATCTTGCTGCTCATGTTCCTCCTGTCTTTTTGGCTGCATGCCGCGGGTGGGGCGCGGGCGACCTGTGAAGAGGACCAGGTTCACGGCCAAACCGATTGCCACACAACCACTCAGTACATGCATACGTCAAAGTTTTGGTATGAATCTTTCCAGAACTGGCAGAGTGAGTTTTTGGCCGTAGGTGCCCTGGTGGTTCTCAGTATTTACTTCCGACAAAAGGGGTCACCAGAGTCCAAGCCGGTCAATACGCCCCATAACAAAACAGGCGCACAGTAGCTAGTACACGACAATTAGCATAAACGACTTGTATTTTATTACCTATTGTGCCATAATAGGTCAGTTATGAAATATGTTTTGGCGGTTTTAGGAGTCATTGTAGTGGCCGTTTTGGCTATTGTATTGATTACCCGTGGCCCAAGTGGCAAAAAAAATCCTGCAGCCCCTAAGAAAGTGGTGATCTCTCAGCAGGATACCGACAGTACGTCGGCTATCTTTACCACCCAGGGCAAAGTAGTGGGCGAAGAGCAGTTTCGCGCTATTCGTATTACGGTCAGCCAGGACGAGCGTCGTCTAGAGATATTGACCGGTTACGACGGCACGGTCTCGACCAGTCAAGTCTACCCAAACACGCCATCTGCTTATTCCGCCTTTCTGACCTCGATCGAAAAGGCCGGCTTTGGTTTGGCGCGCAAAACCACTACCACCGACCCAACCGGTGTGTGTCCTCTGGGGCGTCGATCTGTTTACGAACTCAAAGACTATGACCAAAAGCTTATAAATCTCTGGAATACTTCTTGCGGCGCAAAGATCGGCAGCTTTGGCGGGCGTGCTGCCACGGTTAATTCGCTATTTAGGGCTCAGATCCCTAAGTACCAAAGCCAGGTTAAAGGTGTTAGCCTGAGCGGCACCAACGACTAACACTCTTGTCGGTCCAGTCTGCTAGACTAGAATCAGTGAAGACGCGCGCCATTATTTTTGATTGTTTTGGAGTACTTACCACGGATGTGTGGCGGGCTTTTCTGGACAACTTGCCGGCTGGAACGGACACCACAGAAGCGCGTCGTCTCAATCATGCCTATGATGCCGGGCTGATCAGCTTGCAGGATTTTCTAGAAGGGGTGCAAAAAGCTACGGGCCAAAAACCCACACGTGTAGAAGAGCTCTTGGAAGGAACCGGCGAAGTTGTCAAAAACACCCGGCTGCTGGAATACATCACGCAGCTGCGGGGCCGGGGCTACAAAATTGGCATGATTAGCAACATTGCGACCAACTGGATTCGCGACACGTTCCTGAGCGCAGAAGAGCAGGCGTTGTTCGACCACATGCTTTTTAGTTACGAACTCGGCCTGACCAAGCCAGACCCGCGAATCTATCGCCTGGCGTGCGAACGTTTGGGAGTAGAGCCGGAAGAAGCGATTTTTATTGACGATATCGATCGCTACTGCGCCGCGGCTGAGGCTGAGGGTTTAGGAGCAATTATATACACCGACTTTGGGACTGTGCAGTCCCAGCTCGAATCCTTGCTAACGGCCTAAATATATCACACGTGATATATACGGCGGTCTTTTCGTCCCATTGTATGGTAAATGCTTGACAAGCTTGACCACCAGGTTTAGGGTGTGGGCAGGTAAATGTTTTCTCTTTGATAACCAAACTAAATACTAACTAGCAAAGGCTGTTCTATGAGTTTGTATGAATATAGGGGCATGACCGTTGGGGGTGCTGCATTTGATGTTGCCGAAGCGTCTCCGGACTCTGGGGTTGCAGCCGATCTGGGCGAGCCGCTGACCGACATTAACCTTCGTGAATACGGCAGTCCCGAAGCACGCTATGCGGGCGAGGTGCCAACCGCAGATCGAGTCATCGAAGACGCACCAGTGCTTGGGCATCTCATGCTAGAGAATTTATAACAGGATCTGTACAACTAGCACGCCATCACGTATGCTAGGGGCCATTGGATGGCCTTGGCCATTCATCCAGTGCGAACACATCTTTCGAGGTGTGTTTTACATATATTAACCCCCCATGAAGGTCCAGCTTTATGAGTGCAGAACACCTTATTACGTTTGCTGAGTTACAAGAACGAATACTGGTCGCCAAGACGGCAGCGCTTATGGATTTTGAACAGTGGCAACAAGGCACGGGCGCGTTTTGGAATAACAAACCTTCCGAAGATTTGCGCTATGCTGGTTCGATAGAGCTCAGCAATGGCAAGCTCATTCCCATGCACTCGATCATAGGCTACATGGCTATGATATCCGGAGAACCAGACGTTTTTGGGTCTGACATATTTCCTGCAGCTGATGCAGCTGTAAACGAAGCGTCCCGGCCAGGGCCGAGCTCTTAACTGCGATAATTATCTGCTTGGACTGCACCGTAACCTGTACGGGCTGTTGGTAGCGGTCCATGACATAGTCTTTTATTATTTGTACTTCTGGTGGTTCGGCAAAACGGCCCAGGGGCATTAGGTCGGCGAGGGAGTTAGTCATGCTTTCATGGTAACAGATAGGCTACAATAAAGGTCATGCCCGAACTCCCCGAAGTAGAGACCGTAAAACTTGGTCTGAACCAATTGGTGATTGGCAAAAAGGTAGCCAGTGTTAATTTTAATTGGTCTAAGTCTTTTCCGAACGCTCCTGAAGATGTCCGTCAGTTTTTGGTGGGAGCTCAGCTGTTGGCAGTCAGGCGCCGAGCCAAGGTGCTGATCATAGAACTAGACAGCAAGTATTCCTTGCTCATTCACCTAAAAATGACTGGCCAGCTGGTGTTTGTAGGCACCCAGACACGGTTTGGGGCAGGGCATCCAAATGACTCACTCATTGGCCAATTACCAGATACATCTACCCGTGTCACGTTTACATTCACGGACGGTAGCTTTTTGTATTTTAATGACCAGCGTAAGTTTGGTTGGGTCCGGCTGGTACCGACGGCCGAGATCCCCAACATAGATTTCTTTAAAAAAGTTGGGCCAGAACCACTGGCTGCCGACTTTACGGTCGCGGCTTTTCATCAGCGATTGCTGCGACGCCCGGGCAGCGGCATAAAGGCAGTGCTGCTGGACCAGACGGTCATAGCCGGAGTGGGCAATATCTATGCTGACGAATCGCTCTGGGCAGCAAAGATCCACCCCATCACGTTGGTCCGAAGCCTCTCGGCATCTCAGACCAAAACCTTGTTTATAGCACTTCGCGACGTTCTGGAGCTATCTATTGCAAAGGGCGACAGCAGTGACAAAAACTATGTAGATGCCCAGGGCAAAAAGGGCAGCTATAGTAGCTTTGCCAAAGTCTTTCGGCGCGAAGGGCAGCCCTGCGAACGCCACCCTGATACCATGATCATAAAACTAAGAGTAGCTGGCCGCGGGACACACATCTGCCCCCAATGCCAAAAGGTGGTTATATGACGGTACATACTTTTCATTTTTCGGGCGAGCCTGCCCATCATCCAGACGAGGATGCTAGGGCCTGGCGTGACAATCGATTTGCAGTGTTTGACGGTATCACGCTACTGCACCAACAGCCATACCCGGACCCATCACCCGCTGCGGCCGCAGCACAGGCTGGCTGTCAGGCGGTTTTGGATACGCCGTTAGATGCGCAGGGTCCAGAAAAAACCCTCCGACATATGGCCGCAGAGGCCAATCGGCATATCAAGCAACTCAATCAATTTCTGAACATCACTGAACAAACGGTAGACTACCTAGCGGTGCAGTACGCTGCGGCTGTCGGAGCGTATGGGTTTATCCAGGATGATACGCTGCACTGTGCCCAGCTGAACGATTGCGAAGTGATGGTGCTGAACAAGCAGGGTGATATCACCTTTCGGTTAGAGACTGATACCGGTCCGGTTAACGCCTACCTGCGTCATCTGCAGGATACACACCATTTTGCTGCTAGTAGTCCCGAAGAACACCAGTATGCTCGCAAAAACGTTATCAACAATACCCAGCTGGAGTTTCAGGGTGTACCCATACGCATGGGTGTATTTACCGGCCAGGAGGTTGCCGAGCAGTTTATAACTATCGGGCAGCATCAGCTTGCGCCAGGCGACACGGTTTTGTTCTATAGCGACGGCATGCTGCCGTTTGTTGATAACCCGGCGTTCAGGAAGTACTTGGCGACAGCCGCGGACTTCAAAGATTTAGATAGTTTTCATCGCTCCTTGGGCGGCCGGCTGGCAGAGCGTTCGCTTGTGCTCGTGCGTCCAGGGTAACCATGACTCACTGAGGGTTTATATACTTATATCAAATCAAAATGTTTAGTGGCCCCGCTCGGTGATATCTAGGAAATTTCCCTAGAGTTACACCGAGCGGGGGCCACTGCGACTAGCTAGGGGTAACCCAGCGGGACTTGGGGCCTACTTGAAGGCGTTGACGGGGCCGGCGTCCATCTGGACGGTGCCATCGGCACGCAGCACTGGCCGGCTCTCTGAGTTCCGTGCGCTGTAGAGCTCCAGCGCCTCGATGACCACGCCGTCGGGCGTGTTGCGGATGATGCCGGGCACGCAGGTGTAGACATTGTCGTCGTCGTTGGCGTGCTTGGCGTCGACGCCCACCTTGGTGCCCTGACCGTTGTCGATCTCCAGCCCCACGCGGTAGCGGAAGAACGAGCCCTGACCGTTGGATCGGGCCGAGTAGGCGACGGGCAGTACAGCCACGATGTCGTCGGTCAGCCGGATCTCCAGCGTCTCCTGGGCCTGACCGTCCGCACTGCGGCCGACGTCACCGAGATGCCGGACGGCACCGTCGGGGGTCTGGAGCTGGAAGCCCTTCTTGTCCTGCTCGGTTCCGAAGGTCGCCACCGTCTCCATGCTGCCGTCACGGTAGCCCACGAGAGCGTAGAGATCGTAGTCGGTCTTGGAGCTCCAGCTGGTGCGGGCCACGATGAGGGGGGTCTTGTCGATGCTGACCGACTGGCCCTTGCTCAGGCTGACCGCGCCGGACCGCTTGCCGAGGTCGACCGCCGGGGCAGCAGCCGAGGGGACGGGCTGGTCCTGGTCCTGGTCCTGGTCCTTTTTGAAAAATCCCATGGGATTTCCTTTCGCTGTCATAGTCAACTCGTTTGAGTTGAGACAAATATATAAAACTGATAAGGTGCTTACGAGAATGTATTTATAAATTAACTTCTACAAATTGTCAACTTTTTAACCTAGTGGGTACGGAAAAGAGGTCATCGCTCGGCCTACCGTCGAGGGCGAGAAGGCGAAGATCCACCATCTTTTCTGCTCCATTTCGGGTAGTCGGATGGCTTGATAGCTGCCATGCTATAAGGTAAAAATAAACTTGAATCAAGAATATTGTTATTACTACAAGAAAATTGTAAAGAGGTTTTTTCTATGCTACACTTGGCTCTGCTTTTCGACTCAGAAAGTGAAAAACAAGAGAGTTTTGAGGAGCATTTAAGTCCCTTAACAATTCGTTGATTCCCAAGGCAATCCTCCAAAAGGAGGGAGAGAGGTGTCAGACAACCCCGGTCCTATCAGCCGACTCAAGGCTCGCGCGGCCGGTGAAGTCTCCGCCGCTCCTCTTGCAAGCCGCCTTGTGGCCGGTGCCTCTAGCCGCTACGATGCCGCCACCAAGCTTGATGAAACGCTTGCCGAAGCAGGTTTCAGTCTCCACGGTTTGTGGACACTGTCACCCGCACAACAGGCCGTCGCCCAGCTTTGGTGGTTGAGTGCCGTAGGGTGGGAGACGGCTGAGCGGTTCTTTGCTCGGCTGACGTCTGCCACACAACGGCAATTCATCGATCGCGATGGAGTGCCATGGTGCGAAGGGCTGTGTGCCGCCGCCGAGACCTATACGACCGAAGCAGTTCGCTGCCAAAGTCAGGTAGAGGTCCAGGTGTCGGTGCCCCCGCCTCAGATCAAGCAGCTCAAGGACCTCCCCGTGACCGACGACCTTGTCGCTGGAACCTGGGCAATCCTCGAGGCCATCTACGACCGTGTGCAAGAAGACCAGACTCGCTTGCTTGGTATGAAAGTGCCCAAGCGGTTCCGGCCAGTACTGCACGAGATCGTGAAGATTGTGCACCCCAACATGGCGGTGTTCGAACATCTCAGGCAGGAGTGGGACTCAGCTACTACAGCCAGTACTCGACTGGGTGTCGTGAACCAGGGTTTCGACCCCATTCGCGCGCTCTTCCGGGCTGGCCAAATGTGCTGGGCACCCTCCCTGACTGGCCAGGTGTACCTGCAGTGTTTGCATACCCAACCAACGCTGGAAGATCTGGAGTTCGGGTTTGACCCGTGGCTCTTGACCGATCCATTGCAGCGGAAGGCTCGCGAGCCCAAGCTGGAACACCAGCAGGAACTCACGCGTTTCTGGGAGAAGGTGACTTCCCCTGGCGATGCACGTGAGGTGGCACAGCAATTGGAGCAGTGGGTTCGTAATCGCAAGATCCGGCAGCGCTGGGGACAAGGCCAAGTCATG
This window of the Verrucomicrobiia bacterium genome carries:
- a CDS encoding methyltransferase domain-containing protein, encoding MSQIDPAEAQRITLESYNTHIDEYVDKKELLDHDRTAAYWPGVEYFLDQLPPGQTIFEVGSGSGADARRTEAAGFRVQRSDAAESFRDLLQAQGHDVLAYNVLDQPPEKTYKAILANAVLLHCNTDQFRQAVSNLYQGLQSQGLLCLGMKVGDFEGWREKGLSGKRYFKYWQIPDLEQELQNAGFAVGHSYLVSDGGFAVITATKRSSPF
- a CDS encoding non-canonical purine NTP pyrophosphatase, producing the protein MKKILFITENERKIWQAQSTLEPFGIVVEAQKLDIQEIQALDPLDIADAKARTAYEHFKKPLVVCDHAWSIPALKGFPGGYMKDVNKWLVEDDWLALLADKKDRSIILTETVVFIDGDTTKHFSVEFPAHFIHEAHGSTNGHPCERIVAFDGFTETITQRIDAGQHARDMSKSAWQEFGRWY
- a CDS encoding alpha/beta hydrolase, with protein sequence MTIKRASGFAMAVLGLVTLAGLVPSKASALPKPHCESKTIAVTLSASDPTTYSIVGDLCYRGSPQGKTVQVLGHGTTSSKEYWDFPYQPQKHSYVLDQTNKGFVTFAFNTFGADPSDRPPADQVTVQSNAHTLHQIVQKLRNGSLNGTSFSKVVLVGQSSGGAVAMYESATYADVDGVILSGILHDGALPVEEFTNLLYPASEDPKFANKPGIAGYFTTKPGAGSIFFNTDFAKPKAVKVDEQLKGTVSTDDLNSFFVPLLPGFTTQIHVPVLLAMGAEDNVYCSGGLQCNSAADILARESSHYDTSACLEAMVQPVAGHNLNLHPNAHVFFDAASSWIQQKVGNGSQAPTQPC
- a CDS encoding Fic family protein, with translation MLKPIRLPEPKFTSPLVISIWELEKLRYDGFEATTPPWLFFDLKQIMHLLESVLSVRIEGNRTTLYSAVEDVIEGQKPTSDEQVIEWRNVQKAIEFIEQNAKQRKIDRAFLSELHKIVVADLSPSNEGSRSPGVFRRGKVKIDKSAYSPPDPVQVTELMDELFEFIDSEIAGNQDLLVTAIAHHRFEAIHPFDNGNGRTGRLLTYAMLTKQRFIDTDGLRLLNPSAIFGVDRRHYFQMLSSADTGTDDGLLGWCEYVVNGIKAEVSRIDKLMDFEFVKRLILGPSIKNATEKGILSKKEKGILEIAIEKERYFQAGDVMHLYGASQSARTMTSRALKKMRDQNLILALPNKKQQYVPRFFNNLLLRGVMQQLNEQKVLPLSFSASDLDKE
- a CDS encoding HAD family phosphatase, coding for MKTRAIIFDCFGVLTTDVWRAFLDNLPAGTDTTEARRLNHAYDAGLISLQDFLEGVQKATGQKPTRVEELLEGTGEVVKNTRLLEYITQLRGRGYKIGMISNIATNWIRDTFLSAEEQALFDHMLFSYELGLTKPDPRIYRLACERLGVEPEEAIFIDDIDRYCAAAEAEGLGAIIYTDFGTVQSQLESLLTA
- the mutM gene encoding bifunctional DNA-formamidopyrimidine glycosylase/DNA-(apurinic or apyrimidinic site) lyase; translated protein: MPELPEVETVKLGLNQLVIGKKVASVNFNWSKSFPNAPEDVRQFLVGAQLLAVRRRAKVLIIELDSKYSLLIHLKMTGQLVFVGTQTRFGAGHPNDSLIGQLPDTSTRVTFTFTDGSFLYFNDQRKFGWVRLVPTAEIPNIDFFKKVGPEPLAADFTVAAFHQRLLRRPGSGIKAVLLDQTVIAGVGNIYADESLWAAKIHPITLVRSLSASQTKTLFIALRDVLELSIAKGDSSDKNYVDAQGKKGSYSSFAKVFRREGQPCERHPDTMIIKLRVAGRGTHICPQCQKVVI
- a CDS encoding DUF6766 family protein; amino-acid sequence: MGRWLKEHSLSLVVFGLFAVFLVGHSIAGFRHYNEQQQIHSQPEVTYAEYVTSGDFVESVFENWESEFLQMGMYVFLTAFLYQKGSAESKKPYGKEAFDAEPRASKYAPWPVKRGGWVLKLYENSLSIILLLMFLLSFWLHAAGGARATCEEDQVHGQTDCHTTTQYMHTSKFWYESFQNWQSEFLAVGALVVLSIYFRQKGSPESKPVNTPHNKTGAQ
- a CDS encoding class I SAM-dependent methyltransferase, producing MSLLEQATSVEQYNTADMDWEAEGNPDSPVRQFLGRVIGITPIDVEAADVLDVGCGSGWFLQRCAQLDAYSLVGVEPSRYAEMATRLVPRATIYNQTFESFATEESFDLVSMIMSTEHLADLEDAFLRSRLLLRASSMLLVVAGDYDAFRAPRFDYTITEEIKQPGKEAVVRVERPSSFGTTTDILRTVDYWSETAEESGFKVADHQPVFADDQLVEAIPKYEIYKETPVMQLFRFKKEP